One window of Cryobacterium arcticum genomic DNA carries:
- the nadA gene encoding quinolinate synthase NadA: MTIASVDRTIRLISTGKAEGSTCTPDLAVDPWYFDDKAPGYGPGSSMGDVIPTGSPRQGELPARYRTASNGELGDWIRAAKATLGERVVVLGHFYQREEVLQHADFVGDSFQLAVATQSRPDAEAIVFCGVHFMAETADLLSTPEQAVILPNLAAGCSMADMADIDSVTECWEQLEELYGTEPDASGRVPVIPVTYMNSSAALKGFCGEHGGIVCTSSNAETVLEWAFERGQRVLFFPDQHLGRNTAKAMGVPLEQMPMWNPRKPLGGNTEAELEDSRVILWHGFCSVHRRFTVDQIDAARAEHPGVRVIVHPECPMAVVDAADEYGSTDYIAKAIAAAPAGSTFAIGTEINLVQRLAAQYPQHTIFCLDPVVCPCSTMYRIHSGYLAWVLEALVGGDGVPAEVLNRITVADDVADHARVALERMLAAKPPAAGPVAPVASVSTGA; this comes from the coding sequence ATGACCATCGCATCGGTCGACCGCACCATCCGCCTGATCAGCACCGGCAAGGCCGAGGGCAGCACCTGCACCCCCGACCTCGCCGTCGATCCGTGGTACTTCGACGACAAAGCGCCCGGTTACGGGCCAGGCTCCTCGATGGGCGACGTCATCCCCACCGGCTCCCCGCGCCAGGGCGAACTGCCCGCGCGCTACCGCACCGCGTCCAACGGTGAACTCGGAGACTGGATCCGCGCCGCGAAAGCTACCCTCGGCGAGCGCGTCGTGGTGCTCGGCCACTTCTACCAGCGCGAAGAGGTGCTGCAGCACGCCGACTTCGTGGGCGACTCCTTCCAGCTCGCCGTGGCCACCCAGAGCCGGCCCGACGCCGAGGCCATCGTCTTCTGCGGCGTGCACTTCATGGCCGAGACCGCCGACCTGCTGTCGACGCCGGAGCAGGCCGTGATCCTGCCCAACCTCGCCGCGGGCTGTTCGATGGCCGACATGGCCGACATCGACTCCGTCACCGAGTGCTGGGAGCAGCTCGAGGAGCTGTACGGCACCGAACCGGATGCCTCGGGGCGCGTCCCCGTGATCCCGGTCACCTACATGAACTCCTCCGCGGCGCTCAAGGGCTTCTGTGGCGAGCACGGCGGCATCGTCTGCACCTCCTCGAACGCCGAGACCGTGCTCGAGTGGGCCTTCGAACGCGGCCAGCGGGTCCTGTTCTTCCCCGACCAGCACCTGGGCCGCAACACCGCCAAGGCCATGGGCGTACCCCTCGAGCAGATGCCGATGTGGAACCCGCGCAAGCCCCTCGGCGGCAACACCGAGGCCGAGCTCGAGGACTCCCGGGTCATTCTCTGGCACGGCTTCTGCAGCGTGCACCGCCGCTTCACCGTGGACCAGATCGACGCGGCCCGCGCCGAGCACCCCGGCGTGCGCGTGATCGTGCACCCCGAGTGCCCGATGGCTGTCGTCGACGCCGCGGACGAATACGGCTCCACCGACTACATCGCCAAGGCCATCGCCGCTGCCCCGGCCGGCTCGACCTTCGCGATCGGCACCGAGATCAACCTGGTGCAGCGCCTCGCCGCCCAGTACCCGCAGCACACCATCTTCTGCCTCGACCCCGTGGTCTGCCCCTGCTCCACCATGTACCGCATCCACTCGGGCTACCTCGCCTGGGTGCTCGAAGCGCTCGTGGGCGGCGACGGAGTACCCGCCGAGGTGCTCAATCGCATCACGGTGGCCGACGACGTGGCCGATCACGCCAGGGTGGCACTCGAACGGATGCTCGCGGCCAAGCCGCCGGCGGCCGGTCCCGTCGCACCGGTGGCAAGCGTCAGCACCGGAGCCTGA
- the nadC gene encoding carboxylating nicotinate-nucleotide diphosphorylase — MLTTHAIETVVRSALDEDAPWGDLTSEMLIPADAVATAQLVAREAGVFSGGAVFAAAFRLVDARITVHLHVADGTAFAAGDLLAEASGPARGILTAERIGLNFVQRMSGIATLTAQYVAETEGTSARIVDTRKTTPGLRAVERQAVRDGGGHNHRFSLSDAVMAKDNHLAVLSADGTDLTDALLAVRARLSHTTHFEVEVDTLEQIEPVLAAGIDTIMLDNFDAEALREGVRQVAGRAIVEASGGVSLQTVRRIAESGVDVISVGALTHSVRSLDLGLDVVILPEAVFPE, encoded by the coding sequence ATGCTGACCACTCACGCCATCGAGACCGTTGTGCGGTCCGCCCTCGACGAGGACGCCCCGTGGGGCGACCTCACCAGCGAGATGCTGATCCCCGCCGACGCCGTCGCCACCGCCCAGCTCGTGGCACGGGAGGCCGGCGTGTTCAGCGGGGGCGCCGTGTTCGCCGCCGCGTTCCGCCTGGTCGACGCCCGCATCACCGTGCACCTGCACGTCGCCGACGGCACCGCCTTCGCCGCGGGCGACCTCCTCGCGGAGGCGTCCGGTCCGGCCCGCGGCATCCTCACCGCCGAGCGCATCGGGCTCAACTTCGTGCAACGGATGAGCGGGATCGCCACGCTCACCGCACAGTACGTGGCCGAGACCGAGGGCACCAGCGCCCGCATCGTCGACACCCGCAAGACCACCCCCGGGCTGCGCGCCGTGGAGCGCCAGGCCGTGCGCGACGGCGGCGGCCACAACCACCGCTTCAGCCTCTCCGACGCCGTGATGGCCAAGGACAACCACCTGGCCGTGCTCAGCGCCGATGGCACCGACCTCACCGACGCGCTGCTCGCCGTGCGGGCCCGGCTCTCGCACACCACCCACTTCGAGGTGGAGGTGGACACCCTCGAGCAGATCGAGCCCGTGCTCGCGGCCGGCATCGACACCATCATGCTCGACAACTTCGATGCCGAGGCCCTCCGCGAGGGTGTGCGACAGGTCGCCGGCCGCGCCATCGTGGAGGCCAGCGGCGGCGTGTCGCTTCAGACCGTGCGGCGCATCGCCGAGTCGGGGGTCGACGTCATCTCGGTGGGCGCCCTCACCCACAGCGTGCGCTCGCTCGACCTCGGGCTGGATGTCGTCATCCTGCCCGAGGCTGTCTTCCCCGAGTAG
- the nadB gene encoding L-aspartate oxidase translates to MTRVLVVGSGLAGLLAAVRATDAGHRVTLVTKAALSDSNTRYAQGGIAAALFPDDSVDAHILDTLRAGAGLCDPAAVRVLCEEGPARVRDLIRFGVDFDRDESGITRGLEAAHSRSRVLHAGGDATGFAIEAALVATVQERANRAHALGGDQITIHEHTMLVDLTVDDGRVTGAVLLGPDDTRHTVTADTVILATGGAGALYRHTTNPAIATGDGVAAAWRAGAAIADVEFYQFHPTALAVPGTPLISEAVRGEGAVLLSSTGERFMTAIHPDAELAPRDIVARSIAAQMKAQGGAPVLLDATGLGRDLLESRFPTITAACRANGLDWAVEPIPVAPAAHYWMGGVATDGWGRTSLPGLYAVGEAARTGAHGANRLASNSLLEAAVFADRAVRSLSEAEQPAPYFATETDADSDAGITGFPGAGLDDPSDAADAADAAVTASAPGLVDRGTLQNLLWEAAGVHRSGADLTGAAATLAGWHPVDRALATAAQLETGNLLDLGRLIVAAALAREESRGAHHRADFPDTRLELARPRFTVRPDTRTLVSASSIASEGIAC, encoded by the coding sequence ATGACCCGCGTGCTCGTCGTCGGCAGCGGGCTGGCCGGCCTCCTCGCCGCGGTGCGGGCCACCGACGCCGGCCACCGGGTGACCCTGGTCACCAAGGCCGCCCTCTCGGACAGCAACACCCGCTACGCGCAGGGCGGCATCGCCGCCGCGCTGTTCCCCGACGACTCGGTGGACGCGCACATCCTCGATACCCTGCGTGCCGGTGCCGGCCTGTGCGACCCCGCCGCGGTTCGGGTGCTCTGCGAAGAAGGCCCGGCCCGGGTGCGCGACCTGATCCGGTTCGGGGTCGACTTCGACCGCGACGAGTCCGGCATCACCCGCGGCCTCGAGGCCGCGCACTCCAGGTCTCGCGTGCTGCACGCCGGCGGCGACGCCACGGGCTTCGCCATCGAGGCCGCCCTGGTGGCCACGGTGCAGGAGCGCGCCAACCGCGCCCATGCGCTGGGCGGCGACCAGATCACCATCCACGAGCACACCATGCTCGTCGACCTCACTGTCGACGACGGCCGGGTCACCGGCGCCGTGCTGCTCGGCCCCGACGACACCCGGCACACCGTGACCGCCGACACCGTGATCCTGGCCACCGGTGGTGCCGGTGCCCTGTACCGGCACACCACCAACCCGGCCATCGCCACCGGCGACGGCGTCGCGGCCGCCTGGCGCGCCGGCGCGGCCATCGCCGACGTGGAGTTCTATCAGTTCCACCCCACCGCCCTCGCGGTGCCCGGCACGCCGCTGATCTCCGAGGCCGTGCGCGGCGAGGGCGCCGTGCTGCTCAGCAGCACGGGCGAGCGCTTCATGACCGCCATCCACCCGGATGCCGAGCTCGCGCCCCGCGACATCGTGGCCCGCAGCATCGCCGCCCAGATGAAGGCGCAGGGTGGTGCTCCGGTGCTGCTGGACGCCACGGGCCTCGGCCGGGACCTTCTCGAGAGCCGCTTTCCCACCATCACGGCCGCCTGCCGCGCGAACGGGCTGGACTGGGCCGTTGAACCGATCCCCGTGGCCCCCGCCGCGCATTACTGGATGGGCGGCGTCGCCACCGACGGCTGGGGCCGCACCTCGCTGCCCGGCCTCTACGCCGTGGGCGAGGCCGCCCGCACCGGCGCGCACGGCGCCAACCGGTTGGCGTCGAACTCGCTGCTGGAGGCCGCCGTGTTCGCCGACCGCGCCGTGCGGTCGCTGAGCGAGGCCGAGCAGCCCGCGCCGTACTTCGCGACCGAGACCGACGCCGACTCGGACGCCGGCATCACCGGCTTTCCGGGCGCCGGGCTCGACGATCCGAGCGACGCGGCCGACGCAGCCGACGCAGCCGTCACTGCTTCTGCCCCTGGCCTCGTCGACCGCGGCACCCTGCAGAACCTGCTCTGGGAGGCCGCCGGTGTGCACCGCTCCGGCGCCGACCTCACCGGCGCTGCGGCGACCCTGGCCGGCTGGCACCCCGTGGACCGGGCGCTGGCCACGGCCGCGCAGCTGGAGACCGGCAACCTGCTCGACCTGGGCCGGCTGATCGTGGCCGCCGCCCTCGCCCGCGAGGAGTCCCGCGGGGCGCACCACCGCGCCGACTTCCCGGACACCCGCCTGGAGCTGGCCCGGCCCCGCTTCACCGTGCGGCCCGACACGCGCACCCTGGTATCCGCTTCATCCATCGCTTCGGAGGGCATCGCATGCTGA
- a CDS encoding cysteine desulfurase family protein — MIYLDNAATAPLRREVAEAIWPILTQGFGNPSSHHRVGEAAAATLKTARGRIARVLGCRPGEITITSGGTEADNLALKGLALGAPRGRHIITTALEHEAVLDSCDYLRRLHDFEITLLPTDATGRVDPADLARVLRPDSTLVSIHYANNEIGTVQPIRELAAIARAAGVPMHTDAVQAAGWLPLNVAELGVDALSISGHKLGAPQGVGALYLRGRLPVEPVLHGGGQERGKRSGTENVAGAVGLATALDLAEAERVDLAPRLAALRDSFVAAVLESTPGAALTGHPLHRLPGHASFTFAGTGGEAVLLELERFDIVCSSGSACAAGSDEPSHVLTALGVPADLAQTAVRFTLSAGTSAADLAEAATRVREAVAAVRGLAT, encoded by the coding sequence ATGATCTACCTCGACAACGCAGCCACCGCGCCGCTCCGCCGCGAGGTGGCCGAGGCCATCTGGCCGATCCTCACACAGGGTTTCGGCAACCCGTCCAGCCACCACCGGGTGGGCGAGGCCGCGGCGGCGACCCTCAAGACCGCGCGCGGGCGCATCGCCCGGGTGCTCGGCTGCCGGCCCGGCGAGATCACCATCACCAGCGGCGGCACCGAGGCCGACAACCTCGCCCTCAAAGGCCTTGCGCTCGGCGCCCCGCGCGGCCGGCACATCATCACCACTGCCCTCGAGCACGAGGCGGTGCTCGATTCCTGCGACTACCTGCGCCGGCTGCACGACTTCGAGATCACCCTGCTGCCCACGGATGCCACCGGCCGCGTCGACCCCGCCGACCTCGCACGGGTCCTCCGGCCCGACAGCACCCTCGTCAGCATCCACTACGCCAACAATGAGATCGGCACCGTGCAGCCCATCCGGGAGCTCGCCGCGATCGCCCGGGCGGCGGGTGTGCCGATGCACACCGACGCCGTGCAGGCCGCCGGCTGGCTGCCGCTGAACGTGGCCGAGCTTGGCGTGGACGCGTTGAGCATCTCCGGGCACAAGCTCGGCGCCCCGCAGGGCGTGGGCGCACTGTACCTGCGCGGCCGCCTGCCGGTGGAGCCGGTGCTGCACGGCGGCGGGCAGGAACGCGGCAAGCGCAGCGGCACCGAGAACGTGGCCGGAGCCGTGGGCCTGGCCACGGCCCTCGACCTGGCCGAGGCCGAGCGGGTCGACCTCGCACCGCGCCTGGCCGCCCTGCGCGACTCCTTCGTGGCCGCGGTGCTCGAGAGCACGCCGGGGGCCGCCCTGACGGGGCATCCCCTGCACCGGCTGCCCGGCCATGCCTCGTTCACCTTCGCCGGCACCGGCGGGGAAGCCGTGCTGCTCGAGCTCGAGCGCTTCGACATCGTCTGCTCGAGCGGATCCGCCTGCGCAGCCGGCAGCGACGAACCGTCGCATGTGCTCACGGCGCTGGGCGTCCCCGCCGACCTCGCCCAGACCGCGGTGCGCTTCACCCTCTCGGCCGGCACCAGTGCCGCCGACCTGGCCGAGGCCGCCACCCGGGTGCGCGAGGCCGTGGCCGCCGTGCGCGGCCTCGCCACCTGA
- a CDS encoding NUDIX hydrolase: protein MTEPHPPVLAVSTVIFALRPDAESGFMTLWLPLVRRTREPHLNLWALPGGWLPADEELAAAAARTLRETTGLTPKYLEQLYTFGDLGRSPGNRVVSVVYWALVQSGEADAAAVDDNVQWFPADRLPDLAFDHNHIVEYALWRLRTKVEYSRIAHAFLGETFTLAQLRDVHEAVLRRALDPANFRRMIESSGTVVDTGLRLAGVPHRPPRLYRYNDSQTLAEQGPLGPLVG from the coding sequence ATGACCGAGCCCCACCCGCCCGTGCTTGCGGTGTCGACGGTCATCTTCGCCCTCCGGCCGGACGCCGAATCCGGCTTCATGACCCTCTGGCTCCCCCTGGTGCGCCGCACCCGCGAGCCGCACCTCAACCTCTGGGCGCTGCCCGGCGGCTGGCTGCCCGCCGACGAGGAACTCGCCGCCGCAGCCGCACGAACCCTGCGGGAGACCACCGGGCTCACACCCAAGTACCTGGAGCAGCTGTACACCTTCGGCGACCTCGGCCGCTCCCCCGGCAACCGGGTGGTCTCGGTGGTCTACTGGGCGCTCGTGCAGTCCGGCGAGGCCGACGCGGCCGCCGTCGACGACAACGTGCAGTGGTTCCCCGCCGACCGCCTGCCCGACCTGGCCTTCGACCACAACCACATCGTCGAGTACGCCCTGTGGCGCCTGCGTACCAAGGTGGAGTACTCCCGCATCGCGCACGCCTTCCTCGGCGAGACCTTCACCCTGGCCCAACTGCGCGATGTGCACGAGGCCGTCCTCCGCCGCGCGCTCGACCCGGCCAACTTCCGTCGCATGATCGAGTCGTCGGGAACCGTCGTCGACACGGGACTGCGCCTGGCCGGGGTGCCGCACCGCCCACCACGGCTCTACCGTTACAACGACTCCCAGACGCTCGCCGAACAGGGCCCGCTCGGCCCGCTGGTGGGCTGA